One window of the candidate division KSB1 bacterium genome contains the following:
- a CDS encoding extracellular solute-binding protein — MRSRICTTACRWWMGWLLLIGLLPLPGNGQPKQITIWGLSPHTDDLGLVRVLERYDAAHPAIALKIVTAGKAEVATEGSGFSQKFMTALAAGKPPDLVFLDRFTLAGWAARGALLPLDDYVANSTVDPAAFYAAPLAECTYNGRLYGIPYGTDARAFFWNKQLFRTAGLDPERPPRDWEELIVYAQRLTKYNAQGQAEQLGFAPLLGNSWLYLYGWLNGARFLSEDGRRVLLDSPEVRDALVYIKRLYDALGGRRDVVDPFERGYGRDATDPFLIGKLAMRIDGNWYLNKLARLAPDFELGVAPPPAPPGKATTTWSGGFAWVIPMKSRHPEETWRLIEYLVSPAGLLAEGEEQSRVNAETGNAIYVPKLVAHKAANAQRLRAFPIPVPALQHAQEVFVELLNISHFRPVTPVGQQLWDEHVRATDLATYGALTPEQALRESAQQVQKAVDAFYADETRPVVPLQWSFALAAVLLVTGLAVLLWHLRRLRQASPRAWLEARTGLIFALPWVIGFLVLMFWPTLTSLLLSLTEYDVLSLPRWVGFKNFLTMFSGQDMMFWRSLGNTLYLAAFGVPLSLITGLGIALLVNQTGRSVRWYRTILYLPAIVPAVAVAIVWMFLLNPQNGLINFVLAQAGMASINWLGDPRYTKVAVIMMLLWGAGGSMVIWLAGLKSIPPSLYDAARIDGAGTMGRFFRITLPLLSPYVFFNLIMSLIAYFQIFTQPYLLDARGGPEDSLRMYVFYLFDNAFKYFKMGYASAMAWILFLIILALTLVNFKLAPKWVYYADE, encoded by the coding sequence ATGAGGAGTCGCATTTGCACCACTGCCTGCCGATGGTGGATGGGCTGGCTCTTGCTGATTGGCCTGCTGCCGCTGCCGGGCAACGGCCAGCCCAAACAGATCACGATTTGGGGCCTCTCGCCGCACACCGATGATCTCGGCCTGGTGCGCGTGCTGGAGCGTTATGATGCCGCCCATCCTGCCATTGCATTGAAGATCGTCACCGCCGGCAAGGCGGAGGTCGCAACCGAAGGCAGCGGCTTCAGCCAGAAATTCATGACCGCGCTGGCTGCCGGCAAGCCGCCCGATTTGGTTTTTCTCGATCGTTTCACGCTGGCGGGCTGGGCGGCGCGCGGCGCGCTGCTGCCGCTGGATGATTACGTCGCCAACTCCACGGTCGACCCTGCAGCCTTTTATGCTGCGCCACTGGCGGAATGCACCTACAACGGCCGGCTGTACGGCATTCCCTATGGCACTGACGCCCGCGCTTTTTTCTGGAACAAACAATTGTTTCGCACCGCCGGCCTGGATCCGGAACGGCCACCGCGCGACTGGGAGGAGCTCATCGTCTATGCGCAACGCCTGACGAAATACAATGCCCAGGGCCAGGCCGAACAACTCGGTTTCGCGCCGCTGCTCGGCAATTCCTGGCTCTATCTCTACGGCTGGCTCAACGGCGCTCGCTTTCTCAGCGAAGATGGCCGCCGCGTGCTGCTCGACAGCCCGGAAGTGCGCGACGCACTTGTCTATATCAAACGTCTCTATGATGCTTTGGGCGGACGCCGCGACGTGGTGGATCCCTTCGAACGCGGTTATGGCCGCGACGCGACCGATCCTTTCCTGATCGGCAAGTTGGCAATGCGCATCGACGGCAATTGGTATCTCAACAAACTCGCGCGCCTGGCGCCGGATTTCGAACTGGGCGTTGCGCCGCCGCCCGCACCGCCGGGCAAAGCGACGACCACTTGGTCGGGCGGTTTTGCCTGGGTCATCCCAATGAAAAGCCGGCATCCGGAGGAAACCTGGCGCTTGATCGAATATCTGGTCTCGCCGGCCGGCTTGCTGGCCGAAGGCGAAGAACAAAGCCGCGTGAATGCCGAAACGGGCAATGCGATCTACGTTCCCAAACTGGTCGCCCACAAAGCGGCCAACGCGCAGCGCCTGCGCGCCTTTCCGATTCCCGTGCCGGCTTTGCAGCACGCGCAGGAAGTCTTCGTTGAGCTGTTGAATATCTCGCATTTTCGGCCGGTGACGCCGGTGGGCCAGCAGTTGTGGGACGAGCACGTGCGCGCCACGGACCTGGCCACCTATGGCGCGCTCACGCCCGAGCAGGCGCTGCGCGAGAGCGCGCAACAGGTACAAAAAGCCGTGGATGCTTTCTACGCCGATGAAACGCGGCCCGTCGTGCCGCTGCAGTGGAGTTTCGCGCTGGCCGCGGTGCTGCTGGTGACCGGGCTGGCTGTGCTCCTCTGGCATTTGCGGCGGCTGCGCCAAGCCTCGCCACGCGCCTGGCTGGAGGCCAGAACCGGTTTGATCTTCGCATTGCCGTGGGTCATCGGCTTTCTCGTGCTCATGTTCTGGCCGACGCTGACTTCCCTCCTGCTCAGTCTCACCGAATACGATGTACTCTCGCTGCCGCGTTGGGTGGGGTTCAAAAACTTTCTCACGATGTTTAGCGGCCAGGACATGATGTTTTGGAGAAGCCTGGGCAACACGCTCTATCTCGCCGCTTTCGGTGTGCCGCTGAGTTTGATCACCGGCCTGGGCATAGCGCTGTTGGTCAATCAAACCGGCCGCAGCGTGCGCTGGTATCGCACCATTCTCTATCTGCCGGCGATCGTGCCCGCCGTGGCAGTGGCGATCGTGTGGATGTTTCTGCTGAATCCGCAAAACGGGCTGATCAACTTCGTGCTGGCCCAGGCGGGTATGGCTTCGATCAACTGGCTGGGCGATCCCCGCTACACCAAAGTGGCGGTGATCATGATGCTGCTGTGGGGCGCGGGCGGCTCAATGGTGATTTGGCTTGCCGGCCTGAAGAGCATTCCGCCCTCGCTCTACGATGCGGCGCGCATCGATGGCGCGGGCACGATGGGCCGCTTCTTCCGCATCACTCTACCCCTGCTCAGCCCTTATGTCTTCTTCAATTTGATCATGAGCCTGATCGCCTATTTTCAAATCTTCACGCAGCCCTACTTGCTGGACGCGCGCGGCGGCCCGGAGGATTCCCTGCGCATGTACGTCTTCTATCTGTTCGACAATGCTTTCAAATATTTCAAAATGGGTTACGCCAGCGCGATGGCGTGGATTCTGTTTCTCATCATTCTCGCCCTCACGCTGGTCAATTTCAAGCTGGCGCCGAAATGGGTTTACTATGCCGATGAATGA
- a CDS encoding AAC(3) family N-acetyltransferase — protein sequence MTDGGFTRKGPGISLLEYLHQLGLRPGQHALLHGSLRAVRRAFPRCRAEEVLAALQRILTANGSLIMPTFTYCFKRVAGGVVPYEAATTPSKTGFLSEHFRQNPGVIRTASPTHAFALWGRVTEEVGADNSPTAPLGRGSVLEWLHARDTAVVVMLGVDFSALTFGHYLEHAAGLPGLRNFPWTHAGILPVGVSTTGEQPLEEVPGCSRSFIHLEKHLLEQQCLVPYEHAGLRSYLISVARLYEEGLAFLREHPDGLLCAAGTCQACDTRRQF from the coding sequence ATGACTGACGGAGGTTTCACGCGAAAAGGACCGGGCATAAGCTTGCTCGAGTATCTGCACCAACTCGGCCTGAGACCGGGACAGCACGCGCTGCTGCATGGCTCCCTGCGGGCCGTTCGTCGCGCCTTCCCGCGCTGCCGCGCTGAAGAGGTGCTTGCCGCCCTGCAGCGCATTCTGACGGCAAACGGTTCGCTGATCATGCCCACTTTCACCTACTGCTTCAAACGAGTCGCCGGCGGTGTGGTGCCCTATGAGGCCGCCACCACCCCCAGCAAGACCGGATTTCTCTCCGAGCACTTTCGGCAAAATCCTGGTGTAATCCGCACAGCTTCACCGACCCACGCCTTTGCTCTGTGGGGCAGGGTCACTGAAGAAGTGGGCGCCGACAACTCCCCCACCGCACCACTCGGCAGGGGCAGTGTGCTCGAATGGCTGCACGCCCGGGACACCGCGGTGGTGGTCATGCTGGGGGTGGATTTTTCCGCCTTGACGTTTGGCCATTATCTCGAACACGCGGCCGGTCTGCCGGGGCTGAGAAATTTTCCATGGACGCATGCCGGCATTCTGCCAGTCGGCGTATCCACCACCGGTGAGCAGCCGCTCGAGGAGGTGCCGGGTTGCAGCCGCTCTTTCATCCATCTCGAAAAACATTTGCTCGAGCAGCAGTGCCTGGTGCCATATGAGCACGCCGGACTGCGCAGTTATCTCATTTCAGTGGCCCGTTTGTATGAGGAGGGACTGGCATTTCTGCGTGAGCATCCCGATGGCTTGCTGTGTGCGGCGGGCACCTGCCAGGCCTGTGATACCCGCCGCCAATTCTGA
- a CDS encoding DUF5009 domain-containing protein — protein MEHARSQALDALRGFAILMMVLSGLVPYGVLPAWMYHAQVPPPAHKFDPNLPGLTWVDLVFPLFLFCLGAALPLALTARLAQGTPCWKIAGAILQRGFLLGFFAIALQHLKPYTFSAQPTARHWLLALLALAVFFALFTRLPRDWKPAVHFAVRAAGWLVALALLATVHYPDGSGFALARSDIIIIVLANMAVFGSLIWLATRSRLIPRLGILGVLLALRLASTTPGLVAWLWQASPAPWLYQLYYLQYLFLVIPGMIAGELLLRWRRASREEDKPLRAWNQGRPVALVTLIIGLAIFLLLGLQARWLITTTVITFAVLLIGAGLTRRPRTRTEGLLARLYSWGAYWIILGLLFEPFEGGIKKDHPTLSYYFVTAGLAVLLLLTLVIFIEVWQQRRGFQLLIANGQNPMLAYIGVAFAIMPVLHLTGLYPLLQAVTTAPWLGFLRGMLLTLLLALLVGFCTKRKILWRT, from the coding sequence ATGGAACACGCCCGCAGCCAGGCACTCGATGCGCTTCGCGGCTTCGCCATTCTGATGATGGTGCTCTCCGGGCTCGTGCCGTACGGCGTGCTGCCGGCGTGGATGTATCATGCCCAAGTGCCGCCGCCCGCGCACAAATTTGACCCCAACCTGCCGGGCCTCACCTGGGTCGACCTGGTCTTTCCGCTCTTTCTCTTTTGCCTCGGTGCCGCCCTGCCGCTGGCGCTTACTGCGCGTCTGGCGCAGGGCACGCCGTGCTGGAAAATTGCCGGTGCCATCCTGCAACGCGGTTTTCTGCTCGGCTTTTTTGCCATCGCCTTGCAACATCTCAAACCCTACACTTTCAGTGCGCAACCCACCGCCAGGCACTGGCTGCTCGCCCTGCTGGCACTCGCCGTTTTCTTTGCCCTCTTCACCCGTCTGCCACGGGACTGGAAGCCGGCCGTGCACTTTGCCGTCCGCGCGGCAGGCTGGCTCGTTGCGCTTGCCCTGCTCGCCACGGTCCATTATCCCGACGGCAGCGGATTTGCGCTCGCGCGCAGCGACATCATCATCATTGTGCTTGCCAACATGGCGGTGTTTGGCAGTCTGATCTGGCTGGCCACGCGTTCCCGTCTGATTCCGCGTCTCGGAATCCTGGGAGTATTGCTGGCACTGCGCCTGGCCAGCACAACGCCGGGCCTGGTGGCGTGGCTGTGGCAGGCCAGTCCCGCGCCGTGGCTCTACCAGCTCTACTATTTGCAGTACCTCTTCCTCGTCATTCCCGGCATGATTGCGGGCGAACTCCTGCTGCGCTGGCGGAGAGCCAGTCGTGAAGAAGACAAGCCGCTGCGCGCATGGAACCAAGGCCGGCCAGTGGCCCTGGTCACCCTGATCATCGGGCTGGCCATCTTCCTGTTGCTCGGCTTGCAGGCACGCTGGCTCATCACCACCACGGTGATCACTTTCGCCGTGCTGCTGATCGGGGCGGGGCTGACACGGAGACCGCGCACGCGCACCGAGGGTCTGCTGGCCAGGCTCTATAGTTGGGGCGCCTACTGGATCATCCTCGGGCTCCTGTTCGAACCTTTCGAGGGCGGCATCAAAAAGGATCATCCGACGTTGAGCTACTACTTCGTCACCGCCGGCCTGGCTGTTTTGCTGTTGCTCACGCTCGTCATTTTTATCGAAGTCTGGCAGCAGCGGCGCGGGTTTCAACTGCTCATTGCCAACGGCCAGAATCCCATGCTGGCTTATATCGGCGTGGCGTTTGCGATCATGCCGGTGCTGCATCTCACCGGCCTCTATCCGCTCCTGCAAGCGGTCACCACCGCACCGTGGCTGGGATTTTTAAGGGGCATGCTGCTGACGCTGCTGCTCGCGCTGCTGGTGGGCTTTTGCACCAAAAGAAAAATTCTCTGGCGCACCTGA
- a CDS encoding FAD-dependent oxidoreductase, with protein sequence MIAQFQHPPEHLHHDVIVVGGGIAGICAAASAARLGARTLLIERYGFLGGMSTAGMVTPFMKFWIETEGGRRQPLVGGLFEELTQRMAAIGGMIENGFSALAFKRVAAEMLLEAGVELRLHAVMLGARVEHGRVQSILLQQGRALQPHSARVFIDTSGDGELLLHAGAPWRKGDEQTGRLQAMTLFFRLGGIDLEAAVAHVAAHPEQFFAWSTKEYHPGRIVAIAGYYDLVRRARQAGLLSEAVDYFFFTSLPAFGEAAFNTTNILGLDGSSSRDLTAAEIEGRRQVFTIAGLLRAGAPGFEHAHLIETGVQVGVRETRRAVGDYVMTGEDVMHARKFPDRIARGCYGIDVHGQKDEPSRMEHLPPGQYYEIPLGTIIVKDWENLLVAGRCLSATRAGHAALRIQATSAAVGEAAGALAALALPHAGRVRQVPLAQLQEHLGKLGNI encoded by the coding sequence ATGATTGCGCAGTTCCAACATCCCCCTGAACACCTGCACCATGATGTGATTGTTGTGGGTGGCGGCATCGCGGGTATTTGCGCGGCTGCCAGTGCCGCCCGTCTGGGTGCACGCACTCTGCTGATCGAGCGCTACGGCTTTCTCGGCGGCATGTCTACTGCGGGCATGGTCACGCCCTTCATGAAGTTCTGGATCGAAACCGAGGGCGGCCGGCGCCAGCCGCTGGTGGGTGGCCTCTTCGAGGAGCTGACCCAGCGCATGGCAGCGATCGGCGGGATGATCGAGAACGGCTTCAGTGCTCTGGCCTTCAAACGCGTCGCCGCCGAGATGTTGCTCGAGGCCGGCGTCGAGCTGCGGCTGCACGCGGTCATGCTGGGCGCCCGGGTGGAGCATGGCAGGGTGCAAAGCATTCTGCTGCAGCAGGGCCGCGCGCTGCAGCCGCATTCCGCCCGCGTCTTCATCGACACCAGCGGCGACGGCGAGCTGCTGTTGCACGCCGGCGCACCCTGGCGCAAGGGGGATGAGCAAACCGGCCGGTTGCAGGCGATGACCTTGTTCTTTCGCCTCGGCGGCATCGATCTGGAGGCGGCGGTCGCCCACGTCGCCGCGCATCCGGAACAATTCTTTGCCTGGTCCACCAAAGAATATCACCCCGGCCGCATTGTTGCCATCGCCGGATATTACGACCTGGTGCGCAGGGCGCGGCAGGCAGGCCTGTTGAGTGAGGCGGTGGACTACTTCTTCTTCACCTCTCTGCCGGCCTTCGGCGAGGCGGCCTTCAACACCACCAACATTCTCGGGCTGGATGGTTCCTCCTCCCGGGATTTGACCGCGGCGGAAATCGAGGGCCGCCGGCAGGTGTTCACAATTGCCGGCCTGTTGCGCGCCGGTGCGCCGGGGTTCGAACACGCCCACTTGATCGAAACCGGCGTGCAAGTGGGCGTGCGGGAAACACGGCGCGCGGTGGGTGATTACGTCATGACCGGCGAGGATGTGATGCATGCACGCAAATTTCCTGATCGCATCGCGCGCGGCTGCTACGGCATCGATGTGCACGGCCAAAAAGACGAACCCTCGCGCATGGAACATTTGCCGCCGGGGCAATACTATGAGATTCCCCTGGGCACGATCATCGTGAAAGATTGGGAAAATTTGCTGGTGGCCGGCCGCTGCCTGTCGGCGACGCGTGCCGGTCACGCCGCCCTGCGCATTCAAGCGACGTCCGCAGCGGTGGGCGAGGCCGCCGGTGCACTTGCCGCGCTTGCCCTGCCGCATGCCGGCCGCGTGCGGCAGGTGCCGCTGGCACAACTGCAGGAACATCTCGGCAAGCTGGGAAACATCTGA
- a CDS encoding putative N-acetylmannosamine-6-phosphate 2-epimerase encodes MFAALQHGLIVSCQAAGDEPLNRPEYLAALARCAEIGGAVAIRTEGLEKIRAIKAAVKLPVIGLIKGSFADGSVLITPDFADIAAMIDAGADIIALDATDRVRPNGWHGCDFLHAVKQRYRIPLLADVATHAEGVQAAAAGADAVATTLSGYTPATAQHASKEQPDYALIASLSRALSLPVIAEGRIWEAAQARQAMAAGAFAVCVGSAITRPQLITRRFVAAIQNRA; translated from the coding sequence ATGTTTGCGGCGCTGCAGCATGGTTTGATCGTGTCATGCCAGGCCGCGGGTGACGAGCCGCTGAATCGTCCCGAATATCTTGCCGCGCTGGCGCGCTGTGCGGAAATCGGCGGCGCGGTGGCGATTCGCACCGAGGGTCTGGAAAAAATTCGCGCCATTAAAGCGGCGGTCAAGTTGCCGGTCATCGGCTTGATCAAAGGCTCGTTTGCGGACGGGTCCGTCCTGATCACGCCGGACTTCGCCGACATCGCCGCGATGATCGACGCCGGCGCAGACATCATTGCCCTGGATGCCACGGATCGTGTGCGGCCCAATGGCTGGCATGGCTGCGATTTTCTGCATGCGGTCAAGCAGCGCTACCGCATACCGCTGCTGGCGGATGTGGCAACCCATGCGGAGGGCGTGCAGGCGGCGGCGGCGGGAGCAGACGCGGTGGCGACAACACTTTCCGGATACACCCCGGCCACCGCCCAGCACGCCAGCAAGGAACAACCCGACTATGCGTTGATTGCGTCGCTCAGCCGTGCCCTGTCGCTGCCGGTGATTGCCGAGGGCCGCATTTGGGAAGCCGCGCAAGCCCGACAAGCCATGGCTGCAGGCGCGTTCGCCGTGTGTGTCGGCAGCGCGATCACCAGACCGCAATTGATCACCCGGCGCTTCGTGGCGGCCATACAAAACCGGGCATAA
- a CDS encoding T9SS type A sorting domain-containing protein, which translates to MKLATRLLWMNILLFYGPARPQDPPPATANLYVIAFNGQPVTIDGVLQDWRDAEFIYLSEDGPTHGVFKGAKPIASPADFSGHVALKMDNDNLYLAAHVRDEGGILIHPPRTRQNANLSFAFDHLAIYLGLYDIGTLPGSPHRNTVDIIDPATGRVVQGGRTYRIKPGTDNDPDNATLGPDYQFGVNFQTYDKTLANGAYYASGEEVINYNWGYVDTLIANTELAIKPWSDEKGFTLEWRIPFASLAGRIARASKPQAVIEWPLYRPQAGDVLPFDIDLTDDDRLGAPEDFNNNFLGLGRGSNLWRDSYAWEGRGVVVDVSGGRNAGNYYHAAFAPAGAGVTIDGDLSDWSTSQFIGISQDSPNHQYIFQNGDVLSSPADFGGYIAVRLDQDNIYFAARVRDEPQGTGAFQHRRRNRNDANLMFTQEHVALYLGLYDIGDLPGSPHLRDVNIIDPATGQIVAGGRTHRIKPGTDDDPDKATRGADYQLGINIQTYDSTLTNGAFYASGGSVVNYAWSYVDTLLHNTVVALRQWDDEKGYDLEWRIPLASLAGKIAKQVAPQKNLEWPRYTPQDRHILPFDVDLTDEDRINNQDGTNSFLRMGLGSSLWRDAAAFGLRMKVIGSPGSITAVEQTPAAAVVREYRLLQNYPNPFNPGTTIMFELPATVPVSLKVFNLAGQEITTLVNGVLVAGRHRFSWTPRSEPSGLYLYRLQAGGQVLTGKMLFIK; encoded by the coding sequence ATGAAACTCGCGACGAGGCTCTTGTGGATGAACATCCTTCTTTTTTACGGGCCGGCCAGGCCGCAGGACCCGCCTCCTGCCACGGCCAATCTTTATGTGATTGCCTTCAATGGTCAGCCGGTCACGATCGATGGCGTACTGCAGGACTGGCGCGATGCCGAGTTCATCTATCTCAGCGAAGACGGCCCCACGCATGGCGTTTTCAAGGGCGCCAAACCCATTGCCTCACCGGCGGATTTCAGCGGCCACGTTGCCCTCAAAATGGACAACGACAATCTTTATCTTGCGGCCCACGTGCGCGATGAAGGCGGCATTTTAATTCATCCGCCCCGCACCCGTCAAAATGCCAACCTGAGTTTCGCCTTCGACCATCTCGCCATCTATCTTGGTCTCTACGACATCGGCACGCTGCCCGGCAGCCCGCATCGCAACACGGTGGACATCATCGACCCTGCCACCGGCCGGGTGGTGCAGGGCGGCCGAACCTATCGCATCAAACCCGGCACCGACAACGATCCCGACAACGCCACCCTGGGGCCGGATTATCAATTCGGTGTGAACTTTCAAACTTATGACAAAACGCTGGCCAACGGTGCCTATTATGCCAGCGGCGAAGAGGTGATCAACTACAACTGGGGTTACGTCGACACCCTGATCGCCAACACCGAGCTGGCAATCAAGCCGTGGAGTGATGAGAAGGGCTTCACGCTGGAATGGCGGATCCCCTTCGCCTCCCTGGCGGGAAGGATTGCGCGCGCTTCCAAACCACAGGCCGTCATCGAATGGCCGCTCTATCGCCCGCAAGCCGGCGACGTCCTTCCCTTCGACATTGATCTCACCGATGATGACCGGCTGGGGGCTCCGGAGGATTTCAACAACAACTTCCTCGGTCTGGGCCGGGGCAGCAATCTCTGGCGCGATTCTTACGCCTGGGAGGGTCGGGGCGTGGTGGTGGATGTCAGTGGTGGCAGGAATGCCGGCAATTACTATCATGCTGCTTTCGCACCGGCGGGGGCGGGAGTCACCATCGACGGCGATCTCAGCGACTGGTCCACCTCGCAGTTCATTGGCATCAGCCAGGACAGTCCCAATCACCAGTACATTTTTCAAAACGGTGACGTGCTGAGCTCGCCGGCGGATTTCGGCGGCTACATCGCAGTGCGGCTGGATCAGGACAACATCTATTTCGCGGCCCGCGTGCGCGATGAACCGCAGGGCACGGGTGCCTTTCAACACCGTCGTCGCAACCGCAACGATGCCAATCTCATGTTCACGCAGGAGCACGTTGCGCTCTATCTCGGCTTGTATGATATTGGCGATCTCCCCGGCAGTCCGCACCTGCGCGATGTCAACATCATCGACCCCGCCACCGGCCAAATTGTCGCCGGCGGCCGCACCCATCGCATCAAGCCGGGGACAGACGATGATCCCGACAAAGCCACGCGCGGTGCCGACTATCAGCTCGGCATCAATATCCAGACCTACGACAGCACTTTGACCAACGGCGCATTCTATGCCAGCGGCGGCAGCGTGGTCAATTATGCCTGGAGCTACGTTGACACCCTGTTGCACAACACCGTCGTGGCGTTGCGTCAGTGGGACGATGAGAAGGGTTATGATCTCGAATGGCGCATCCCGCTGGCGTCTCTCGCCGGTAAAATTGCCAAACAGGTCGCCCCGCAGAAAAATCTCGAGTGGCCGCGCTACACGCCGCAGGACCGTCACATCCTGCCTTTTGATGTCGATCTCACCGATGAAGATCGCATCAACAACCAGGATGGCACCAACAGCTTCCTGCGCATGGGGCTGGGCTCGAGTCTCTGGCGCGATGCGGCGGCCTTTGGTCTGCGCATGAAAGTGATTGGATCGCCGGGCAGCATCACCGCGGTCGAACAAACGCCCGCTGCGGCAGTCGTGCGCGAATATCGCCTGCTGCAGAATTATCCCAATCCCTTCAATCCCGGCACGACCATCATGTTTGAGCTGCCGGCCACCGTGCCGGTGAGCTTGAAGGTCTTCAATCTCGCGGGGCAGGAGATCACGACGCTGGTCAACGGCGTGCTGGTTGCGGGCCGCCATCGGTTCTCATGGACACCGCGCAGCGAGCCCAGCGGCCTTTACCTCTATCGTCTGCAAGCCGGCGGACAGGTACTGACGGGCAAAATGCTTTTCATCAAATAG